The Calditrichota bacterium genome includes a region encoding these proteins:
- the nuoK gene encoding NADH-quinone oxidoreductase subunit NuoK, which produces MSSPLGEFITGSGGFFTLAVVFILFLMGAATFILRRTLLHMLMGVELMLNAVNLNLIYFARLHLNIDGQILSLMVFVVAACEVAVGIAIIVRLFKRTGTIGVETYSEERG; this is translated from the coding sequence ATGAGTAGTCCACTAGGTGAATTTATCACTGGTTCCGGCGGATTTTTTACACTCGCCGTGGTTTTTATTTTATTCCTTATGGGAGCAGCCACGTTCATTTTGCGGCGCACTTTATTGCACATGCTCATGGGTGTAGAACTGATGCTGAATGCCGTGAATTTGAACCTGATCTATTTTGCCCGTTTGCACTTGAACATTGACGGACAAATCCTGTCATTGATGGTTTTTGTCGTTGCGGCGTGCGAGGTTGCCGTGGGCATTGCCATTATTGTCAGACTTTTTAAACGCACTGGAACTATCGGAGTTGAAACATACAGTGAAGAAAGGGGCTAA
- a CDS encoding HD domain-containing protein: MDQNQYAQLEQWYNNYFREFESHDADVAENIKLKRDHTFRVCEETVRIGESLRLHESDLLVAKTAALFHDVGRFEQYKIYRTFLDMKSVNHAELAVEILQRYNVLISLHSEEKILVEKAILFHNKKDLPADESERMLMFARILRDADKLDIWRIVLDHYHNSNGEGNGAIEFGLPDTPSISDGACRSLLRERLVDVKDIRNVNDFKLLLLGWIYDLNFSASLQAAHERGYVEQLEQLLPDSKELGKCMAVVKGYLARKITNEKIA; this comes from the coding sequence ATGGATCAAAATCAATACGCGCAACTGGAACAATGGTACAATAATTATTTTCGAGAATTTGAGTCACATGACGCGGACGTCGCTGAAAATATTAAATTGAAGCGAGATCACACTTTTCGCGTGTGTGAAGAAACCGTGCGGATTGGCGAGAGTTTGCGACTACATGAAAGCGATCTTCTCGTTGCAAAGACGGCGGCGCTTTTTCATGATGTGGGGCGTTTTGAGCAGTACAAAATATACCGAACATTTTTGGATATGAAATCTGTGAATCACGCGGAGCTGGCGGTGGAAATTTTGCAGCGCTATAACGTTTTGATTTCTCTGCACAGTGAAGAAAAAATTTTGGTCGAGAAAGCAATTTTATTTCACAACAAAAAGGATTTACCCGCGGACGAATCGGAACGGATGCTCATGTTTGCGCGCATTTTACGGGACGCGGATAAGTTGGATATCTGGCGCATTGTGCTCGACCATTATCATAATTCAAACGGCGAGGGAAACGGCGCCATTGAATTCGGCCTGCCGGATACTCCGAGCATCTCGGACGGCGCCTGCCGTAGTCTGCTGCGCGAACGGTTGGTTGATGTGAAAGATATCAGGAATGTTAATGATTTCAAGTTACTTTTGTTGGGCTGGATTTACGATTTAAATTTTTCAGCATCGCTGCAAGCTGCGCACGAACGCGGTTATGTCGAGCAGTTGGAACAATTGTTGCCAGATTCAAAAGAATTGGGAAAGTGCATGGCAGTTGTGAAGGGCTACCTGGCAAGAAAAATTACCAACGAGAAAATAGCTTGA
- a CDS encoding NADH-quinone oxidoreductase subunit I, with protein sequence MEYVDRKKRGLTIQVYYREIFRGVWITTKHFFRNLWKWLTFRKGGVVILYPEETRPDMSPNNRGRHVLVQRSNGQPRCVACKMCATICPALCITIEAEESEDPNIQRRPRVFEIDVSHCIFCGFCVEACPVDAIRMLPQTNELVGYNRFRMIYDKEKLLTWHPTVSDDVVYGYNPKA encoded by the coding sequence ATGGAATATGTGGATCGCAAGAAGCGCGGCTTGACCATACAGGTTTATTATCGGGAAATTTTCCGCGGCGTCTGGATTACAACGAAGCATTTTTTTCGCAATTTGTGGAAATGGCTCACTTTTCGCAAGGGCGGCGTGGTTATCCTTTATCCTGAGGAAACCCGGCCCGATATGTCGCCCAATAATCGCGGCAGGCATGTTTTAGTGCAGCGTTCAAACGGACAACCACGGTGTGTGGCTTGCAAAATGTGCGCCACTATTTGTCCGGCGCTATGCATCACCATCGAAGCCGAAGAAAGCGAAGACCCGAACATTCAGAGACGGCCGCGTGTTTTCGAAATTGATGTGAGTCATTGTATTTTTTGCGGATTTTGCGTTGAAGCTTGTCCGGTAGATGCTATCCGAATGCTGCCGCAGACGAATGAGTTGGTTGGTTACAATCGTTTTCGCATGATTTATGACAAAGAAAAATTACTCACCTGGCATCCGACGGTGAGCGATGATGTGGTTTATGGTTATAATCCAAAAGCGTAG
- a CDS encoding YHS domain-containing protein, translated as MKKQIIFIISLIMVLTAATLIFAATNDQNKKKAEPVEANVWTTDNGVKHFLCPVMKNEGVVKANTSFSIVDGKKYYHCCGGCAPKFQADPQKYLKDFVVPGNVIKVDEKGNKIFQCPVTGEESTVNEKTLFSDINGKRYYFCCAGCKPKFDENPETYLKKKEVKSSK; from the coding sequence ATGAAAAAACAAATCATTTTTATTATTTCCCTTATCATGGTTTTGACGGCAGCAACGCTCATTTTCGCTGCTACAAACGATCAGAACAAAAAGAAAGCCGAACCCGTTGAAGCAAATGTCTGGACAACTGACAATGGCGTGAAACATTTCCTCTGCCCGGTGATGAAAAACGAAGGTGTTGTAAAAGCGAATACCAGTTTTTCAATTGTTGACGGGAAAAAATACTACCACTGTTGCGGCGGATGCGCACCTAAATTTCAAGCTGATCCTCAGAAATACCTCAAAGATTTTGTCGTTCCCGGCAATGTAATCAAAGTTGACGAAAAAGGTAACAAAATTTTCCAGTGTCCGGTGACTGGTGAAGAAAGCACAGTCAATGAAAAAACACTCTTCTCTGACATCAACGGTAAGAGATATTATTTTTGCTGCGCTGGTTGCAAGCCAAAATTCGATGAAAATCCCGAAACATATTTGAAAAAGAAAGAGGTCAAAAGCTCTAAATAA
- a CDS encoding NADH-quinone oxidoreductase subunit M, which produces MGILSWTLLIPILGAALMMFVPNREPSEEKSSASIFGWIAFVATLIAMFVSIYMLAGFDSAIAAYQFEENVPWISQFGLNYHVGIDGISVLLFMLTTIIMPFTVLSSFRYIQKRKKEYYFWLLFLEFSMLGAFIALNLFIFYIFWEIMLIPMFFLIGIWGGPRRIYATVKFVLFTVVGSLMMLAGIIYLAILAKNAFGQLTFEFSDLLRLEIPVHTQLWLFAAFALAFAIKVPMFPFHTWLPDAHVEAPTAGSVILAGVLLKMGAYGFVRLGIPLFGEAAHIAAPLMQLLAVIGIVYGALLALAQTDLKKLVAYSSISHLGYVMLGLFALTPEAVQGAILQMVNHGVSTGALFVLVGIIYERRHTREISEYGGLAHQLPLFATVFMIITLSSVALPGTNGFIGEFLILLGSFKAAWAHFVMTQGIFQLILVVFATSGVILGAFYMLWMVQRVFFGPLKNEKNKNLKDLSFREMVVLLPFVIFVFWIGLYPKAFLSKMDKSVATYIEQYQPEEMKSYLVQKNSAETAVEHETETPATEAETVH; this is translated from the coding sequence ATGGGTATTTTGTCCTGGACATTGCTCATCCCTATTCTTGGCGCGGCGCTCATGATGTTTGTCCCGAATAGGGAACCGAGTGAAGAAAAGAGTTCCGCTTCAATATTCGGATGGATTGCTTTTGTGGCGACTCTCATTGCGATGTTTGTTTCCATTTACATGCTAGCGGGCTTTGACAGCGCTATTGCGGCATATCAATTTGAAGAAAATGTCCCCTGGATTTCTCAATTCGGGTTGAACTATCACGTGGGGATCGACGGCATTTCTGTTTTGCTGTTCATGTTGACAACCATCATCATGCCGTTCACGGTGCTGAGTTCTTTTCGATATATTCAAAAGAGAAAGAAAGAATATTATTTCTGGCTCCTTTTTCTGGAATTTTCCATGTTAGGCGCCTTTATCGCGCTCAATCTGTTCATTTTTTACATTTTCTGGGAGATAATGCTGATTCCGATGTTTTTCCTCATCGGAATTTGGGGAGGCCCGAGGCGAATTTACGCAACCGTAAAATTTGTTTTATTTACTGTCGTCGGCTCGCTCATGATGTTGGCAGGGATTATTTATCTGGCAATTCTCGCGAAGAATGCCTTTGGCCAGTTGACGTTTGAATTCAGCGATTTGTTGCGGTTGGAAATCCCCGTGCATACGCAACTGTGGTTGTTCGCGGCTTTTGCGCTGGCTTTCGCCATCAAAGTGCCGATGTTTCCTTTTCACACCTGGTTGCCGGATGCGCACGTGGAAGCTCCGACTGCCGGATCCGTCATTCTTGCCGGTGTTTTGCTGAAAATGGGCGCTTACGGTTTTGTGAGATTGGGGATTCCACTTTTCGGCGAAGCGGCACACATCGCCGCGCCGCTGATGCAACTCCTGGCTGTTATCGGCATTGTTTACGGCGCGTTATTGGCTCTGGCGCAGACCGATTTGAAAAAACTGGTCGCCTACTCTTCCATCAGCCATTTGGGTTACGTAATGCTTGGCTTGTTTGCTCTCACGCCGGAAGCGGTGCAGGGTGCAATATTGCAAATGGTGAACCATGGCGTTTCTACAGGCGCCCTATTCGTTTTGGTGGGTATTATTTACGAACGACGTCACACGAGAGAAATTTCCGAATATGGCGGCTTGGCCCATCAGCTTCCTTTGTTCGCCACGGTTTTCATGATTATTACACTTTCTTCAGTTGCGCTTCCGGGAACCAATGGATTCATCGGTGAATTTTTGATTTTACTGGGAAGCTTCAAAGCAGCTTGGGCGCATTTTGTGATGACTCAGGGGATATTTCAACTCATCCTCGTGGTTTTCGCGACATCGGGCGTCATTTTGGGAGCTTTTTACATGCTGTGGATGGTACAGCGTGTATTCTTTGGCCCTTTGAAAAATGAAAAAAACAAAAACTTGAAAGATCTCAGTTTCCGCGAGATGGTGGTGTTGTTGCCGTTCGTCATTTTCGTGTTCTGGATCGGTTTGTACCCCAAGGCTTTTTTGAGCAAAATGGATAAATCGGTAGCGACTTATATCGAACAATATCAACCTGAAGAAATGAAGAGCTATTTAGTTCAAAAAAACAGCGCTGAAACAGCAGTGGAACACGAAACAGAGACGCCGGCTACCGAGGCTGAAACGGTTCACTGA
- the nuoL gene encoding NADH-quinone oxidoreductase subunit L, which translates to MENSLIFVIVILPLIGAALNGIVAVTNGYRKKEIWGEKFAGALAFSTVAASFLLSLYVVFVKMSGVESLSCTSYAWLLVDKLNINVTFLVDHLSAVMLLVITGVSAVIHFYSIGYIHGDESSVRYFSYLNLFVFAMLLLILGDSLPLMFVGWEGVGLCSYLLIGFWYKDDEKAAAGKKAFIVNRIGDFGFLLGMFLIFANVGSLNIAAVNQFFHQGNSMTFFWTNAAAILLFIGAIGKSAQIPLYVWLPDAMAGPTPVSALIHAATMVTAGVYMVVRFHGLYLAAPVAMQVVLWIGGLTAIFSASIAIYQNDIKKVLAYSTVSQLGFMFMAAGAGAFVIAIFHLMTHAFFKACLFLGSGSVIHAMGGEQDIRYMGGLKKYMPATYITFLFATLAISGIPPFAGFFSKDEILWNVFATDHGNKIVWLIGAIAALFTAFYMFRLVYLTFFGKFRGSREQEHHLHESPKTMTVPLMILGGLSLIGGWIGISKLLSAGAFPNYLHEYLEPAVTKYGEVQVGHYSHATEYGLMLLSVVIAVAGWYFAKAKFHEIKRRLPDPETYTGFTRLLWNKYFVDEIYMKLIVNPLKSLSTNFFLNISDKKIIDGAANSSASGWRWVSTLLSYFQTGDTQAYGFYMLFGAALAYILVMFVF; encoded by the coding sequence ATGGAAAACAGCCTGATTTTTGTGATTGTTATTTTGCCGTTAATTGGCGCCGCTCTGAACGGAATTGTCGCCGTGACCAATGGCTATCGCAAGAAAGAAATTTGGGGTGAAAAATTTGCCGGGGCGCTCGCATTTTCCACCGTCGCGGCGTCTTTTCTCCTGTCCCTGTACGTCGTTTTCGTAAAAATGTCCGGAGTAGAGTCCCTCTCTTGCACGTCTTACGCCTGGCTGTTGGTAGATAAGCTGAATATCAATGTCACTTTTCTCGTTGACCATCTTTCGGCGGTGATGCTGTTAGTGATTACCGGCGTCAGCGCAGTGATTCACTTTTATTCCATCGGTTACATTCATGGCGACGAGTCAAGCGTTCGTTATTTTTCATATTTAAATTTATTCGTTTTCGCCATGTTGCTGCTCATCCTCGGCGATTCCCTGCCGCTGATGTTTGTCGGTTGGGAAGGCGTTGGTTTGTGCAGTTATTTATTAATCGGATTTTGGTACAAAGATGACGAAAAAGCCGCTGCCGGCAAAAAGGCATTCATTGTCAATCGCATCGGCGATTTCGGATTTTTGCTGGGGATGTTTTTGATTTTTGCCAATGTCGGTTCTCTCAATATTGCTGCAGTGAATCAGTTTTTTCATCAGGGCAACTCAATGACATTTTTCTGGACGAACGCTGCGGCGATTTTGTTGTTCATTGGCGCCATCGGAAAATCTGCGCAAATTCCGCTTTACGTGTGGCTTCCTGACGCTATGGCAGGCCCGACGCCAGTGTCCGCTTTGATTCACGCCGCGACGATGGTGACCGCTGGCGTGTACATGGTCGTTCGTTTTCACGGATTGTACCTTGCAGCTCCCGTGGCGATGCAGGTCGTCTTGTGGATCGGCGGTTTGACAGCGATTTTTTCCGCTTCCATTGCCATTTACCAGAATGATATTAAAAAAGTTCTCGCCTATTCCACGGTCAGCCAGTTGGGATTTATGTTTATGGCTGCCGGCGCCGGAGCGTTTGTTATTGCTATTTTTCATCTGATGACGCACGCATTTTTCAAAGCCTGCCTATTTTTGGGTTCGGGCAGCGTGATTCACGCCATGGGCGGCGAGCAGGATATTCGCTACATGGGCGGTTTGAAAAAATACATGCCAGCGACGTATATCACGTTTCTGTTCGCGACGTTAGCCATCTCCGGTATTCCGCCATTTGCCGGATTTTTCTCTAAAGATGAAATCTTATGGAATGTCTTTGCGACGGATCACGGTAACAAAATTGTCTGGCTCATCGGCGCGATTGCCGCGCTGTTTACGGCATTTTACATGTTCCGGTTGGTTTATTTAACGTTTTTTGGCAAATTCCGCGGTTCGCGGGAGCAGGAACATCATTTGCACGAATCTCCGAAAACCATGACTGTCCCGTTGATGATTTTGGGTGGCTTATCGCTAATCGGAGGCTGGATCGGAATTTCGAAATTGTTGTCGGCTGGCGCTTTTCCCAATTATCTTCACGAATATCTTGAACCGGCTGTCACGAAATACGGGGAGGTGCAAGTGGGCCATTACAGTCATGCGACAGAATACGGGCTCATGCTTTTGTCCGTGGTCATTGCCGTCGCCGGTTGGTATTTTGCCAAAGCTAAATTTCACGAGATCAAACGTCGTCTGCCGGATCCGGAAACTTACACCGGCTTTACGAGGCTGCTGTGGAATAAATATTTTGTCGATGAGATTTACATGAAATTGATCGTCAATCCGCTGAAATCATTATCGACTAATTTCTTTTTGAATATTTCAGATAAAAAGATCATTGACGGCGCTGCAAATAGTTCGGCTTCAGGCTGGCGCTGGGTATCGACGTTGTTGTCCTATTTTCAAACCGGTGATACGCAGGCGTATGGTTTTTACATGTTGTTCGGCGCTGCACTGGCGTATATTTTGGTGATGTTTGTTTTCTGA
- a CDS encoding winged helix-turn-helix transcriptional regulator → MNTKIEICKTNIINHEKVNNVTQALPDNREIVELSETFKVLSDPTRLRIVLALSMEELCVCDLATIVNISVSAISHQLRLLKSRKLVTYRKEGKMVYYKLDDDHVVNLITQATEHVRE, encoded by the coding sequence ATGAACACAAAAATCGAAATTTGCAAAACGAATATTATTAACCATGAAAAAGTAAACAACGTCACTCAGGCCCTGCCGGACAACAGGGAGATTGTTGAACTGTCAGAGACTTTCAAAGTACTCAGTGATCCCACGAGGCTGCGAATTGTTCTGGCGCTTTCCATGGAAGAACTTTGCGTCTGCGATCTGGCGACGATTGTGAACATTTCCGTTTCAGCGATTTCTCATCAACTTCGTTTGTTGAAAAGCCGAAAACTGGTGACTTATCGCAAAGAAGGGAAAATGGTTTATTACAAACTTGACGATGATCATGTCGTTAATCTGATCACGCAAGCGACAGAACATGTCAGAGAATAA
- a CDS encoding NADH-quinone oxidoreductase subunit N — translation MNEIFFDPKFYMGELSLLALIVILALVDAFQRPIFAFFGMEKDYPGLEYRNKQASWIAGLGLLAVAAVFAIYGQKTAGEEAILFNHALKAGGGAFIGKIALVGAAILTVLFSARYTQYQSIPAMDYYLLLCFSLFGAITLIAAENFLMIFISLEMMSIPIYALVGLKRFSPRAGESAIKYLLLGGFSSGFLLMGISLLYGTTGMLGVTDVLARLSGATGSASTFLTGMGLVFVFIGLAFKVSMVPFHAWTPDVYEGAATPVTAYMSVAVKLAAFAVILKIFAGLENLGKFDHVFGNIFMFFSLLTVIYGNSVALVQKNVKRMLAYSSIAHAGYMGLAIAPMLHKIQSVAAVLFYGIGYIAMNMLAFGVLIYLTHKDHYCETLDDLRGVARKYPGAAAMMTIAMFSLAGIPPAVGFVGKVQIFMQLLEGKMFVTAVIALIFSLVALYYYINVIVVMYMREPEKEIEDIGKKGIIPVWLSLGFAALFTLALGILPSALFAWSLKWAEMLF, via the coding sequence ATGAATGAAATATTTTTTGATCCGAAATTTTACATGGGTGAACTCAGTCTGCTCGCACTAATCGTTATTTTGGCGCTTGTCGATGCGTTTCAAAGGCCTATTTTTGCATTTTTTGGCATGGAAAAAGACTATCCCGGGCTGGAATATCGAAACAAACAGGCGAGTTGGATTGCAGGATTGGGCCTGCTTGCAGTAGCGGCTGTGTTTGCCATTTACGGACAAAAAACTGCAGGAGAAGAAGCGATCCTGTTTAATCACGCGCTAAAAGCTGGCGGCGGCGCTTTCATCGGAAAAATTGCACTTGTGGGCGCTGCAATTTTAACGGTTTTGTTTTCCGCCAGATACACTCAATACCAATCAATACCTGCAATGGATTATTATCTGCTGCTTTGTTTTTCTCTGTTTGGCGCGATAACGCTGATAGCGGCTGAAAATTTCTTAATGATTTTTATTTCTCTGGAAATGATGTCCATTCCGATTTATGCTTTAGTCGGACTGAAGCGTTTCAGTCCCAGAGCCGGCGAAAGCGCGATCAAGTACTTGCTTCTGGGCGGTTTTTCGTCAGGGTTTTTGCTCATGGGAATTTCCCTGCTTTACGGTACAACTGGGATGCTGGGCGTAACCGATGTGCTTGCTCGACTTTCCGGCGCGACCGGTTCCGCTTCGACTTTTTTGACTGGGATGGGTTTGGTTTTCGTGTTTATCGGATTGGCTTTCAAAGTCTCAATGGTTCCGTTTCACGCCTGGACTCCGGACGTTTACGAGGGCGCCGCGACGCCAGTGACTGCGTATATGAGCGTCGCTGTGAAGCTGGCTGCTTTTGCCGTGATTTTGAAGATTTTTGCCGGACTGGAAAATCTGGGAAAATTTGATCATGTTTTTGGCAATATTTTTATGTTTTTCTCTCTGCTTACGGTGATTTACGGAAATTCAGTAGCATTGGTGCAGAAAAATGTAAAACGCATGTTAGCTTATTCTTCGATTGCACACGCCGGATACATGGGACTGGCAATTGCGCCGATGCTGCATAAAATTCAAAGCGTAGCAGCGGTGCTGTTTTACGGTATCGGTTACATCGCCATGAATATGTTGGCGTTTGGCGTGTTGATCTATTTAACGCACAAAGATCACTATTGTGAGACGTTGGACGATTTGCGCGGCGTCGCGCGGAAATATCCCGGAGCGGCGGCGATGATGACTATTGCCATGTTCTCACTCGCCGGTATCCCGCCGGCGGTCGGTTTCGTGGGAAAAGTGCAAATTTTTATGCAGCTATTGGAAGGAAAAATGTTTGTCACCGCAGTGATCGCATTAATTTTTAGCCTTGTCGCGCTGTATTACTACATTAATGTGATTGTCGTTATGTACATGCGTGAGCCGGAGAAAGAGATCGAAGATATTGGCAAAAAGGGAATTATCCCTGTCTGGCTATCGTTGGGATTTGCCGCTCTGTTTACTCTGGCTTTGGGGATTCTCCCTTCAGCATTATTCGCCTGGTCGCTGAAATGGGCGGAGATGTTATTTTAG
- a CDS encoding cation-translocating P-type ATPase, protein MRKEENENGFDGKWFQHPPMRNALISGLITGIAFALSHTGVIPSTAEIAIFVIAIIIGGYHWTKEGIEKFIEEKEISIEMLMIAATTGSAILGMWDEAAFLVFLYGAAEGLEEYTYARTRSSIRKLLDLAPKTARIIRNGTEVTIPAEELAAGDIFIVRPGESIPTDGIILKGKTSVNESAVTGESIPVVKKEGMTVFAATLNHEGALEVKTTATFQDNTLSKMIHLVEEAQEQKSKAQTFIERFGRRYSPLVLLSALALIVVPLLLGIPVTVWANKAVVLLVAAAPCALIMSTPVAVAAAIGKGGKNGVLIKGGVALENLGKIKAVAFDKTGTLTKGEPIVTDIIAFDNNEKEILQFSASVENMSEHPLAKAIVTRAREEKMKLLEIVDFRSIAGYGAQAHIKGKPFIVGKQSLFSHAEQPEKIKETIEKLRSEGKTVIMVGTPEQIMGIIAIRDEIRPSAKEMIQNLHKLGVKVVMLTGDNKATAKAFAQILEIDDVRADLKPEEKINAIKELQKDFGPVAMVGDGINDAPALAQASVGIAMGAAGTDAAIEAADIALMADDLNKVTYALKLGKKTRKVSVQNIIFSLLILITMIPSALLGFLSVAMAVFFHEVSELLAVANGLRLAK, encoded by the coding sequence ATGAGAAAAGAAGAAAATGAAAATGGATTTGACGGAAAATGGTTTCAGCATCCGCCAATGAGAAACGCGTTGATTTCAGGTTTGATTACCGGAATTGCATTTGCGCTTTCCCACACCGGCGTGATTCCTTCAACTGCTGAAATAGCCATTTTCGTTATCGCGATCATCATCGGTGGATATCACTGGACAAAAGAAGGAATCGAGAAGTTCATTGAAGAAAAAGAAATCAGCATCGAGATGTTGATGATTGCCGCGACCACAGGATCAGCGATACTGGGCATGTGGGATGAGGCTGCTTTTTTGGTATTTTTGTACGGAGCCGCAGAAGGGCTGGAAGAATACACTTACGCACGCACCAGGTCTTCGATCAGAAAACTGTTGGATCTGGCGCCGAAAACTGCGCGCATTATCCGTAATGGAACGGAAGTGACCATCCCGGCGGAAGAATTAGCGGCTGGCGATATTTTTATCGTTCGCCCGGGAGAATCGATTCCCACAGATGGCATTATTTTAAAAGGAAAAACCAGCGTGAACGAGTCCGCCGTCACAGGAGAGTCAATTCCCGTAGTGAAAAAAGAGGGGATGACTGTTTTCGCCGCCACGCTCAATCACGAAGGTGCGCTGGAAGTAAAAACAACGGCAACTTTTCAAGACAACACATTGTCAAAAATGATCCATCTCGTTGAAGAAGCTCAGGAACAAAAAAGCAAAGCTCAGACTTTTATTGAGCGATTTGGCAGACGGTACTCCCCGTTGGTGCTTTTGAGCGCTTTGGCATTAATTGTTGTGCCGCTTTTACTCGGTATACCAGTAACTGTCTGGGCAAACAAGGCCGTTGTGTTGCTTGTGGCCGCAGCGCCCTGCGCACTGATCATGTCAACTCCGGTTGCCGTTGCCGCTGCGATTGGCAAGGGCGGAAAAAACGGTGTACTCATCAAAGGAGGCGTGGCGCTGGAAAATTTAGGCAAAATCAAAGCCGTCGCCTTTGACAAAACCGGAACGCTCACAAAGGGAGAGCCCATTGTAACAGATATTATTGCTTTTGATAATAACGAAAAAGAAATCTTGCAGTTCTCGGCAAGCGTAGAAAATATGTCTGAACATCCTCTTGCCAAAGCAATTGTAACACGCGCCAGAGAGGAAAAAATGAAATTGCTCGAGATTGTCGATTTTCGATCTATCGCTGGTTACGGCGCACAGGCACACATTAAAGGAAAACCCTTCATCGTTGGCAAACAAAGTCTGTTCTCTCATGCCGAACAACCAGAAAAAATTAAGGAAACAATTGAAAAACTTCGCAGCGAAGGCAAAACAGTGATCATGGTCGGCACGCCGGAGCAAATTATGGGTATTATCGCCATCCGCGATGAAATCCGCCCGTCAGCAAAAGAGATGATTCAAAATCTGCACAAATTAGGTGTAAAAGTAGTGATGCTCACCGGCGATAACAAAGCAACCGCGAAAGCATTTGCACAAATATTAGAGATTGACGATGTACGCGCAGATTTGAAACCCGAAGAAAAAATAAATGCCATAAAAGAATTGCAGAAAGATTTCGGACCCGTTGCCATGGTCGGCGACGGGATAAACGATGCGCCGGCGTTAGCTCAAGCGTCAGTAGGAATTGCTATGGGCGCGGCCGGCACAGACGCAGCCATTGAGGCGGCGGACATTGCGCTCATGGCAGATGATTTGAATAAAGTAACCTACGCATTAAAATTGGGAAAGAAAACACGGAAAGTCAGTGTGCAAAACATCATTTTCTCATTGTTGATTCTGATAACCATGATCCCCTCTGCGCTGCTCGGATTTTTGAGCGTCGCCATGGCTGTATTTTTTCATGAAGTGTCAGAGTTGCTGGCAGTTGCAAATGGACTGCGATTAGCAAAATGA